A single Natrialba magadii ATCC 43099 DNA region contains:
- a CDS encoding thiamine pyrophosphate-dependent dehydrogenase E1 component subunit alpha: protein MYRVMVTARYYEERLQEEYLEGKQPAFDISAGPIPGELHLAAGHEASAAGVCQHLRDDDTVTAPHRPHHIAIAKGVDLDRMTAEIFGRETGLSNGKGGHMHLFDPAVNFACSGIIAEGCPPAVGAGLAAKKRNEDSVAVAFIGEGAVSQGAFLESLNLAAVQNLPVVFVIEDNDWAISMPKDRVTDVEDASQRAGGFDLPGKRVDSDDATAVYAAAKEAVGRARDDNGPSLLELQVHRRMGHFMGDPESYRPAEDSEAAKNRDSIERLAAELRAAGVEDAELEEIRDEAHERVDSAIEWAKEQPQPDPEDAYEDVFAGSKSGVTTTEPAHELADTTRAGGDD, encoded by the coding sequence ATGTATAGAGTCATGGTCACAGCTAGATACTACGAAGAACGCCTTCAGGAGGAGTATCTGGAGGGAAAACAACCAGCCTTCGATATCTCTGCTGGGCCAATCCCTGGTGAGCTACACCTCGCAGCCGGTCACGAAGCATCGGCCGCGGGAGTTTGTCAGCACTTGCGAGATGACGATACCGTTACGGCACCACACCGGCCTCATCATATCGCAATCGCCAAAGGTGTCGATCTAGATCGGATGACAGCGGAGATTTTTGGCCGCGAGACCGGACTGAGCAACGGAAAAGGCGGACACATGCACCTGTTTGATCCCGCTGTCAACTTCGCGTGTAGTGGTATCATTGCAGAGGGCTGTCCACCAGCCGTTGGGGCTGGACTCGCCGCGAAGAAGCGAAACGAAGACAGTGTTGCTGTCGCGTTTATCGGCGAAGGTGCCGTCAGTCAAGGCGCGTTCCTCGAGTCGCTGAATCTTGCCGCAGTCCAGAACTTGCCGGTCGTCTTCGTTATCGAGGACAACGATTGGGCGATCAGTATGCCCAAAGACCGCGTGACTGATGTCGAAGATGCATCTCAACGCGCAGGTGGCTTCGACCTGCCAGGGAAACGCGTGGATTCTGACGACGCAACGGCAGTGTATGCTGCCGCCAAGGAGGCAGTTGGACGGGCCCGAGACGATAACGGACCGTCCCTACTCGAGTTACAGGTCCACCGTCGGATGGGGCATTTCATGGGCGACCCTGAGAGCTACCGACCAGCGGAAGACTCGGAGGCCGCGAAAAACCGCGATTCAATCGAGCGGCTCGCCGCAGAGTTGCGTGCGGCAGGCGTTGAGGACGCTGAACTGGAAGAAATTCGTGATGAGGCTCACGAGCGCGTAGACAGCGCGATTGAATGGGCAAAAGAACAGCCACAACCCGATCCGGAAGACGCCTACGAGGATGTCTTTGCCGGGTCGAAATCTGGCGTAACGACGACCGAACCAGCGCACGAGCTTGCAGATACTACTCGAGCAGGAGGTGATGACTAA
- a CDS encoding alpha-ketoacid dehydrogenase subunit beta gives MAQQESTQTVDRELTMSRAMVEAIADEMRTNEEVFYMGEDVADYGGIFDSTQGLLDEFGHDRIMDVPISETAYLGAAVGAAQAGMRPIAELMFVDFFGVAMDQIYNQMAKNTYMSGANVTVPMVLTAAVGGTYNDAAQHSQTLYGTFAHLPGMKVVVPSTAYDAKGLMHNAIRDDDPVVYMFHKRLMGIGWMPAPDGPKTPVPEEAYTIPFGSADVKREGADVTVVTLGLHVHRALEAAETLAEDDIDTEVIDLRTLVPVDTDTILESVEKTGRLVVVDEDYRSYGVTSEIIARVAEADLASLEAVDRLAVPDVPIPYARPLENEVIPATDDIEDTVRAITS, from the coding sequence ATGGCACAACAAGAATCTACCCAGACTGTCGACCGCGAACTGACGATGAGCCGTGCGATGGTCGAAGCGATTGCTGACGAGATGCGAACGAACGAGGAGGTCTTCTACATGGGTGAAGACGTCGCAGACTATGGCGGTATCTTCGACAGTACACAGGGGCTCCTCGATGAGTTTGGCCACGACCGAATCATGGATGTGCCGATTAGCGAGACGGCCTATCTTGGCGCGGCTGTCGGAGCAGCACAGGCCGGGATGCGGCCGATAGCCGAGCTCATGTTCGTCGATTTCTTCGGCGTTGCGATGGACCAGATCTACAATCAGATGGCGAAAAACACCTACATGAGTGGGGCAAACGTGACTGTCCCGATGGTGTTGACAGCCGCTGTTGGCGGGACGTACAACGACGCTGCCCAGCACTCCCAAACGCTGTATGGCACCTTCGCTCATCTTCCTGGGATGAAAGTCGTTGTTCCGTCGACAGCGTACGATGCAAAGGGGTTGATGCACAACGCGATCCGCGATGATGATCCGGTCGTCTACATGTTCCACAAGCGGCTCATGGGAATCGGCTGGATGCCCGCACCTGATGGACCGAAAACGCCTGTCCCTGAAGAAGCGTACACGATCCCCTTCGGGAGTGCGGATGTCAAACGCGAGGGTGCGGATGTTACCGTCGTCACCCTTGGACTGCACGTTCACCGAGCGCTCGAGGCCGCTGAAACCCTCGCGGAGGACGACATTGACACCGAAGTTATCGACCTTCGAACGCTCGTTCCCGTAGATACCGACACAATTCTCGAGTCCGTCGAGAAAACCGGTCGGCTGGTCGTCGTCGACGAGGATTACCGCTCGTACGGTGTTACGAGCGAAATCATTGCCCGCGTCGCGGAGGCAGATCTAGCATCGCTTGAGGCGGTTGACCGTCTCGCGGTACCGGATGTCCCAATTCCATACGCGAGACCGCTGGAGAACGAGGTCATACCAGCTACGGACGACATTGAAGACACCGTCCGAGCCATCACCTCCTAA
- a CDS encoding lipoyl domain-containing protein: protein MAGNDHLEINTADVWPEDTDENEGVVSNWFTSEGSQVEEGDTLCEIQVEKVSVDVPAPAAGTVHEIVCAEDDEFERGDILAVLEAA from the coding sequence ATGGCTGGGAATGACCACCTCGAGATCAACACGGCCGATGTCTGGCCCGAGGACACAGACGAGAACGAAGGTGTCGTCAGTAACTGGTTCACGAGTGAGGGCAGTCAGGTCGAGGAGGGTGACACCCTCTGTGAAATCCAGGTTGAAAAGGTCAGCGTCGACGTGCCAGCACCTGCGGCGGGAACCGTCCACGAAATCGTCTGTGCTGAGGATGATGAATTCGAACGCGGTGATATCTTAGCGGTGCTGGAGGCTGCCTGA
- a CDS encoding 2-oxo acid dehydrogenase subunit E2 encodes MTSPTENGDASQNSDTSSGDERTVLEERKLTGMRRTIANRLQESSQEAAHVTASREVDAEELVRAAEVASDKYDVDVSVVDIVLCALSETLADHPAFNATLEDGLHRLYETQNVGIAVDIDAGLVTPVLTALESKSLDQVAIERRELTESVQTGSYSMSDLRGGTFTITNLGVLGIDSFTPIINPPEVAILGVNRIRDRARPGDEGVDFRKQIQFDLSFDHRVVDGADAARFLETLATHIENAEALL; translated from the coding sequence ATGACATCCCCCACCGAAAACGGCGACGCTAGCCAGAACAGCGACACCTCATCGGGCGACGAACGCACCGTTCTCGAGGAGCGCAAACTCACAGGGATGCGCCGAACGATCGCAAATCGCCTCCAGGAGAGTTCGCAAGAGGCCGCTCACGTGACGGCAAGTCGCGAGGTTGACGCCGAGGAACTCGTGAGAGCAGCCGAGGTGGCGAGCGACAAATACGACGTTGACGTCTCCGTGGTTGATATTGTCCTCTGTGCGCTCTCGGAAACGCTTGCGGACCACCCTGCGTTCAACGCAACACTCGAGGACGGCCTTCACCGCCTCTACGAGACACAGAACGTTGGTATCGCAGTCGATATCGACGCTGGATTGGTGACGCCAGTCCTCACCGCACTCGAGTCGAAATCGCTCGATCAAGTTGCGATCGAACGTCGTGAGTTGACAGAATCTGTGCAGACAGGCTCCTATTCTATGTCTGATCTTCGTGGCGGGACGTTCACGATAACGAATCTTGGCGTTCTGGGTATCGACTCGTTCACGCCGATCATCAACCCGCCAGAAGTAGCGATCCTTGGTGTCAATCGCATCCGAGACCGTGCACGCCCGGGCGACGAAGGTGTTGACTTTCGCAAACAGATTCAGTTTGATCTGAGCTTCGACCATCGAGTCGTCGATGGCGCCGATGCAGCTCGGTTCCTCGAGACGTTGGCTACTCATATTGAGAACGCTGAAGCACTGCTGTGA
- a CDS encoding acetyl-CoA carboxylase biotin carboxylase subunit: MFEKVLIANREEIAVRIIQSCTELGIETVAVYSDADEDAKHVRLADEAYHIGSSKATESYLNQEALLEAARKANVDAVHPGYGFLAENESFAANVEESEFVWIGPPSDVMADFGEKTKAREIMADAAVPIVPGTTEPVTSVEEVEAFAAEHGYPVAIKADGGGGGRGLKVVQEPNEIESKLQEAIREGEAYFDNPNVYLERFLENPRHIEVQIIGDEHGNVRHLGERDCSIQRRQQKLVEESPAPGLDAETRAALCDAARRGAASADYVNAGTVEFLYEDGEFYFIEVNARIQVEHTVTEELTGIDLVKWQLRVAAGEELPFSQDDIEPRGAAMEFRLNAEDPDNDFTPLPGTLSSYEPPRGIGVRVDDGVDEGDSIAPFYDSMFAKLIVTGEDRAEAIARGKRALEETTIEGIPTTIPFHQQLLEEEGFIANEHTTKYVEQELLDE; encoded by the coding sequence GTGTTCGAGAAGGTCCTGATCGCAAACCGTGAGGAGATCGCCGTTCGAATCATTCAATCGTGTACGGAACTGGGGATCGAAACGGTCGCAGTCTACAGCGATGCGGACGAGGATGCCAAACACGTTCGACTGGCTGATGAGGCATACCACATCGGTAGTTCGAAAGCCACGGAGAGTTATCTGAATCAAGAAGCGCTTCTAGAGGCTGCCCGCAAGGCAAACGTCGATGCAGTCCACCCAGGGTACGGGTTCCTTGCGGAAAATGAATCGTTCGCAGCCAACGTTGAGGAAAGCGAGTTTGTGTGGATTGGCCCGCCAAGTGACGTCATGGCTGATTTCGGCGAGAAAACCAAAGCACGCGAAATTATGGCCGACGCAGCTGTCCCAATCGTTCCCGGGACGACTGAGCCGGTCACATCCGTCGAAGAAGTCGAAGCGTTCGCGGCAGAGCATGGCTATCCCGTTGCGATCAAGGCCGACGGCGGTGGCGGTGGTCGGGGTCTCAAGGTCGTTCAGGAACCCAACGAAATCGAGTCGAAACTGCAAGAAGCGATTCGAGAGGGTGAAGCCTATTTCGATAATCCAAACGTCTACCTCGAGCGATTCCTCGAGAACCCACGCCACATCGAAGTGCAGATCATCGGCGACGAGCATGGCAACGTCCGGCATCTGGGCGAGCGTGATTGCAGCATTCAGCGGCGCCAGCAGAAACTCGTCGAGGAATCGCCAGCACCAGGCCTGGATGCCGAGACCCGCGCTGCACTCTGTGACGCAGCCCGACGCGGCGCGGCTTCGGCCGACTACGTCAACGCCGGGACCGTCGAATTCCTCTATGAGGATGGCGAGTTCTATTTCATCGAAGTCAATGCTCGGATTCAGGTCGAACACACGGTGACCGAGGAACTCACCGGCATCGATCTGGTTAAATGGCAGCTCCGGGTTGCTGCTGGTGAGGAACTACCGTTTTCACAGGACGACATCGAACCACGGGGTGCTGCGATGGAGTTCCGTCTTAACGCGGAAGACCCCGACAACGACTTCACCCCGCTTCCAGGAACACTCTCGTCCTACGAACCACCGCGTGGCATCGGTGTTCGTGTCGATGACGGTGTTGACGAGGGAGATTCGATTGCTCCGTTCTATGATTCGATGTTTGCCAAACTGATCGTGACTGGCGAGGACAGAGCAGAGGCAATCGCCCGCGGCAAACGTGCACTCGAGGAGACGACGATCGAAGGGATTCCAACGACAATCCCCTTCCACCAGCAGTTACTCGAGGAGGAGGGCTTCATCGCGAACGAGCATACGACGAAGTACGTCGAACAAGAACTCCTCGACGAGTAG
- a CDS encoding LamB/YcsF family protein yields the protein MASIDINCDMGESFGNWTMGNDDAVMPYITSANIAGGYHAGDPHVMRETVEYAAEHDVGIGVHPGLPDRVGFGRRKIDATPEEVRDYVVYQLGALSAFAQRHGTTVQHVKPHGAMYSMLSESPEHARAVMEGMLEVDDDLIYLATDMNIYEVAQEIEGLRAVFEGYVDLDYRPDRSLIVEQELEDRDPELVADRFVSIATEGVVEAATGEEISVPAESICIHGDNPNAVAILEEIHDRIDEHGIELTPLSEIV from the coding sequence ATGGCATCTATTGATATCAATTGTGACATGGGGGAAAGTTTCGGAAACTGGACAATGGGGAACGACGATGCGGTCATGCCGTACATTACGTCTGCAAATATCGCTGGCGGATACCACGCCGGCGACCCCCACGTTATGCGCGAGACTGTTGAATACGCGGCTGAACACGATGTTGGAATCGGTGTTCATCCTGGCCTGCCAGACCGGGTTGGGTTCGGTCGCCGAAAAATCGACGCGACACCCGAGGAGGTGCGAGATTATGTCGTCTACCAGCTCGGTGCACTCTCTGCATTCGCACAGCGACACGGCACTACTGTTCAGCACGTAAAGCCCCACGGCGCGATGTACTCGATGTTATCCGAAAGCCCGGAACACGCTCGGGCCGTTATGGAGGGCATGCTCGAGGTTGACGACGATCTCATCTATCTTGCGACCGATATGAACATCTACGAGGTCGCTCAGGAAATAGAAGGACTCCGCGCGGTGTTTGAGGGATATGTCGACTTAGACTACCGGCCTGACCGCTCGCTGATCGTTGAGCAGGAACTCGAGGACCGTGATCCAGAACTGGTTGCCGACCGCTTCGTCTCGATCGCGACAGAGGGTGTCGTCGAAGCGGCCACTGGTGAGGAGATTTCAGTGCCCGCCGAGAGCATCTGTATTCACGGCGATAATCCAAACGCCGTGGCGATCCTTGAAGAGATTCACGACCGCATCGACGAGCACGGGATCGAACTCACGCCGTTGTCCGAAATCGTATAA